The following proteins come from a genomic window of Thermococcus sp. EP1:
- a CDS encoding cation:proton antiporter, which translates to MDTKKRGGANVEPYGVIGYIFIIIAIARVFAEIFERFGYPGFLGEISAGLFLGVFLTSMPREELNLLAELGIFFLMMYAGLELTPEEVHIGGKKSLPIYILTYALMTFVTLPFTNYTLSHENLIVGAILSVASAPIVLRLSRFFGDDFSHIALSYAVISEVGALISLYILINFEVYHLSYLGLIMELIKDGLFLGALFGINYFLNVKHKVLIIKGLRNLKSDEAVFGLVMILSTSIALLSEMIGLHFSIGAFVVGLLLHSDLMGTKQYKRVHTIISGVTYGIFAPIFFAWRGINFETEFSVEVIYFFVLVYVIRILLTMGFTWNGNIQKAIARASGIASFGVLGLLVGELGYEYGVLSEHLYALASLASILGMFLSTTIGKATSEIKSQEDFSVDRV; encoded by the coding sequence ATGGATACCAAGAAACGTGGAGGTGCAAACGTGGAACCTTATGGGGTAATTGGGTATATCTTTATCATAATTGCAATTGCAAGAGTCTTTGCTGAAATATTTGAACGGTTTGGCTATCCTGGGTTTCTTGGGGAGATTTCAGCGGGATTATTCTTAGGAGTATTTCTCACTTCTATGCCCAGGGAGGAGTTAAACCTTCTTGCTGAGCTAGGAATATTTTTCCTCATGATGTATGCAGGTCTTGAGCTCACCCCAGAAGAGGTCCACATTGGAGGAAAAAAGAGCCTTCCAATTTACATTCTTACATACGCTCTAATGACGTTTGTTACCCTTCCTTTTACGAATTACACACTCTCTCATGAGAACCTTATTGTGGGGGCTATACTCTCTGTTGCATCTGCCCCTATAGTTTTGAGACTTTCTAGATTCTTTGGAGATGATTTTTCCCATATTGCTCTTTCATACGCAGTAATAAGTGAGGTTGGTGCACTTATAAGTCTCTACATCCTCATCAACTTTGAAGTCTATCATTTAAGTTATTTGGGATTAATAATGGAACTTATAAAAGATGGGCTGTTTTTAGGTGCTCTTTTTGGAATAAACTACTTCCTTAATGTTAAGCATAAGGTCTTGATTATTAAAGGTCTCAGAAACTTGAAGAGCGATGAAGCTGTTTTTGGCTTAGTAATGATTTTATCAACTTCAATAGCCCTTTTGAGTGAGATGATAGGTCTTCACTTTAGCATTGGAGCGTTTGTAGTGGGTCTGTTACTTCACAGTGATTTAATGGGGACTAAACAATATAAAAGGGTGCATACAATAATTTCGGGAGTAACCTATGGTATCTTTGCCCCTATATTCTTTGCATGGAGGGGGATAAATTTTGAAACTGAATTTTCAGTAGAGGTTATTTACTTCTTTGTTCTTGTGTACGTTATTAGAATTCTCCTTACTATGGGCTTCACTTGGAATGGTAATATCCAGAAGGCAATTGCCCGAGCTAGTGGTATTGCAAGCTTTGGTGTTCTTGGTCTCCTTGTAGGGGAGCTGGGCTATGAATATGGAGTTTTGAGTGAACATCTGTATGCCCTGGCTTCATTGGCTAGTATATTAGGAATGTTCCTTTCTACAACTATTGGAAAAGCAACATCAGAGATTAAATCTCAGGAGGATTTTAGTGTTGATCGGGTTTAA
- a CDS encoding proteasome-activating nucleotidase, producing the protein MNDVKDVNIKPHEEEYDDYVYYLKRRIRQLELQVRTLEADKERLERELSRLRMEMSRLRQPPAFAGTLIELLDEDRAIVQNYNGPRFVVRIAPWIERENLKPGSRVALDQRTMAVIELLPSQKDPSVLGFEVIERPNVTYNDIGGLKKEIMELREAVELPLKHPDLFEKVGIEPPKGVLLYGPPGCGKTLMAKALAHEVNATFIRVVGSELVRKYIGEGARLVSELFELAREKAPSIVFIDEIDAIGAKRLEETTGGEREVNRTLMQLLAELDGFDPRGNVKVIAATNRPDILDPALLRPGRFDRLIEVPLPEFRGRFEILKVHTRKMNLKKVDLKVIAEMTEGASGADLKAIVTEAGMFAIRARREYVTQEDFLKAVEKVLGSEERLAQQMAAHEVMYG; encoded by the coding sequence ATGAACGATGTTAAAGATGTCAATATCAAACCTCATGAGGAGGAATATGATGATTACGTTTATTATCTCAAACGTAGAATAAGGCAGCTTGAACTTCAAGTGAGAACACTTGAGGCCGATAAGGAGAGACTTGAGAGAGAGCTTTCTCGCTTAAGGATGGAAATGTCCCGACTTAGACAACCCCCTGCTTTTGCGGGGACTTTAATTGAATTGTTGGATGAAGATAGAGCCATTGTGCAGAACTATAATGGACCTAGGTTTGTTGTTAGAATTGCACCATGGATAGAAAGAGAAAACCTAAAACCAGGTTCAAGAGTGGCTCTTGACCAAAGAACAATGGCTGTGATAGAGCTTTTACCATCACAAAAAGATCCATCTGTCCTTGGATTTGAGGTAATTGAGAGACCAAACGTGACATATAACGATATTGGTGGGTTGAAAAAAGAAATAATGGAGCTTAGAGAGGCTGTTGAGCTACCTCTAAAACATCCAGACCTCTTTGAAAAAGTTGGAATTGAGCCTCCAAAGGGAGTTCTACTTTATGGTCCTCCAGGATGTGGAAAGACTTTGATGGCCAAGGCACTCGCCCATGAGGTTAATGCCACGTTCATAAGAGTTGTGGGAAGTGAACTTGTGAGGAAATATATAGGTGAAGGAGCAAGGCTGGTGAGTGAGTTATTTGAACTTGCGCGGGAAAAGGCACCTTCAATAGTCTTCATAGACGAAATAGATGCAATCGGTGCAAAGAGGCTTGAAGAGACAACTGGAGGAGAAAGGGAGGTTAATAGAACTTTAATGCAACTTCTTGCTGAGTTGGATGGGTTTGATCCAAGAGGAAACGTCAAGGTTATTGCGGCAACTAACAGACCAGACATTCTTGACCCTGCTTTGTTAAGACCTGGAAGGTTTGATAGATTAATAGAAGTTCCATTACCAGAGTTCCGCGGCAGGTTTGAGATCCTTAAAGTCCACACTAGAAAGATGAACCTCAAGAAAGTTGACCTTAAGGTAATAGCAGAGATGACAGAGGGAGCTAGTGGAGCTGACCTAAAGGCTATTGTAACAGAGGCAGGGATGTTTGCAATTAGAGCAAGGAGAGAATACGTAACCCAAGAAGACTTCCTAAAAGCGGTTGAGAAAGTCCTTGGCTCTGAAGAAAGATTGGCTCAACAAATGGCTGCACACGAAGTTATGTATGGATGA
- a CDS encoding glycosyltransferase family 4 protein — translation MKVALVSDWYYPKIGGVASHMHNLAIKLKERGHEVAIVTNNRETGKEGELAEKGIELIKIPGVITPLLEINVSYGLKSSEELNGFLKDFDVIHSHHAFTPLALKAAKAGKAMEKATLLTTHSISFAHDSRLWEALGLTIPLFTMYLKYPHKIIAVSKAAKAFIEHFTDIPISIVPNGVDDNRFIPATNKDDIKADFGIEGDVILYVSRMSYRKGPHVLLNAFSGIEDATLVMVGSGEMLPFLKMQAKFLGIEDRVIFLGYIEDNKLPEVFRMADIFVLPSVTSEAFGIVVLEAMASGVPVIATNVGGIPEIVKENEAGLLVPPGNELELRNAIQRLLQEEKLRRWYGTNGRRAVEEKYSWDRVVVKIEKTYEEVLSNI, via the coding sequence ATGAAAGTAGCACTAGTTAGTGATTGGTATTACCCAAAAATAGGGGGAGTAGCATCTCACATGCATAACTTGGCTATAAAACTAAAGGAAAGAGGACATGAAGTAGCCATAGTAACAAATAACCGAGAGACTGGAAAGGAGGGAGAATTGGCTGAAAAGGGAATTGAGTTAATAAAAATCCCGGGAGTCATTACTCCTTTGTTAGAGATAAATGTGAGTTATGGTCTAAAGTCGTCTGAAGAACTTAATGGATTTTTGAAAGATTTTGATGTCATTCATTCACACCACGCCTTTACTCCACTTGCATTAAAAGCTGCAAAAGCTGGAAAAGCTATGGAAAAGGCCACTCTCCTTACAACTCATAGTATATCTTTTGCTCATGACTCGCGTCTCTGGGAGGCCTTAGGGTTGACAATCCCCTTATTTACTATGTATCTTAAATATCCTCACAAAATAATTGCCGTGAGCAAAGCGGCTAAAGCTTTTATTGAACATTTTACGGATATCCCAATCTCCATTGTTCCGAATGGTGTGGATGACAATCGATTTATACCTGCTACAAATAAAGATGATATAAAAGCTGATTTTGGGATTGAGGGGGATGTGATCCTATATGTGAGTCGTATGAGTTATAGAAAAGGCCCGCATGTACTCTTGAATGCATTTTCTGGGATAGAAGATGCCACACTTGTAATGGTGGGAAGTGGTGAAATGCTGCCTTTTCTGAAAATGCAAGCTAAGTTCTTAGGGATTGAAGATAGAGTTATCTTCTTAGGATACATAGAGGACAACAAACTTCCTGAAGTCTTTAGGATGGCAGACATCTTTGTCTTACCTTCAGTAACGTCAGAGGCCTTTGGAATAGTTGTTCTTGAGGCCATGGCATCTGGGGTACCAGTTATAGCTACAAATGTTGGAGGAATTCCTGAAATAGTGAAAGAAAATGAAGCAGGATTGCTTGTCCCTCCTGGAAATGAGCTTGAGCTTAGGAATGCAATTCAGAGATTGTTACAGGAAGAGAAACTTAGGAGATGGTATGGAACTAATGGAAGAAGAGCTGTTGAAGAAAAGTATTCTTGGGACAGGGTCGTGGTTAAGATAGAAAAAACTTATGAAGAAGTTCTTTCAAATATATAG
- a CDS encoding C2H2-type zinc finger protein, translating to MMVMKAIKIKDRDGEVFFKCPRCGMVFKKSKDYIKHVNKAHGHLFRSP from the coding sequence ATGATGGTGATGAAGGCGATAAAAATTAAAGATAGGGACGGGGAAGTATTCTTCAAATGTCCAAGATGTGGTATGGTGTTTAAGAAGAGTAAGGATTATATTAAACACGTAAACAAGGCCCATGGACATCTCTTTAGAAGTCCTTGA
- a CDS encoding metal-dependent hydrolase: protein MVRIRFLGHAAFEIEGGGKKILIDPFLTGNPTAAAKPEEFEKVDLILVTHAHGDHIGDSVKIAQRTGAKIVAMYDIANYLVEGNAGITTIGMNYGPTEVDGVKLVQVPAWHSSSDGKYSIGNACGYIVEFEGIKIYHAGDTYVFKDMELFAELYGIDVALLPIGGHFTMGPKEAAKAVELLRPKYVIPMHYGTFPPIAKTPEEFKELVGDKAQVIILKPGEVFEL from the coding sequence ATGGTAAGAATAAGATTCTTGGGACATGCTGCCTTTGAGATAGAGGGAGGAGGAAAAAAGATACTCATTGATCCCTTTTTAACAGGGAATCCAACTGCAGCTGCAAAACCTGAAGAATTTGAGAAAGTTGACCTAATCCTCGTAACTCATGCCCATGGAGATCATATAGGAGATAGTGTTAAAATTGCCCAAAGAACCGGAGCGAAAATAGTAGCGATGTATGATATAGCCAATTATCTGGTGGAAGGAAACGCAGGAATAACCACAATAGGAATGAACTATGGCCCAACCGAGGTGGATGGAGTTAAACTAGTTCAAGTGCCCGCCTGGCATTCAAGTAGTGATGGAAAGTACAGCATAGGCAACGCATGTGGCTATATTGTAGAATTCGAAGGGATAAAGATATACCACGCTGGAGATACCTACGTCTTTAAAGATATGGAACTTTTTGCAGAACTCTATGGAATTGACGTGGCCTTGCTTCCTATAGGAGGTCACTTCACAATGGGACCCAAGGAAGCAGCGAAAGCTGTCGAGCTCCTTAGACCTAAGTACGTCATCCCCATGCATTATGGAACATTTCCACCAATAGCCAAAACTCCTGAGGAGTTCAAAGAGCTTGTTGGAGACAAAGCTCAGGTTATCATACTAAAACCGGGAGAGGTTTTTGAGCTTTGA
- a CDS encoding CBS domain-containing protein, protein MVIIPQPIDPREIKKLRKELGITQEELAERAGVTQAYIAKLESGKVDPRLSTFNRILQALKECKKSRFTAREIMSSPIIAVKPYETVENVVRLMNEYNISQVPIMAGNKVVGSITEKTLVRKSFEHEDLLSRKAMEVMDEPFPIVNEDESIEVVKYLLEEHPAIIVQDKEGKPVGIITRSDLFKLK, encoded by the coding sequence GTAATTATCCCCCAACCAATAGATCCTCGAGAAATCAAAAAACTTCGAAAAGAGCTGGGAATAACTCAGGAAGAACTTGCTGAACGAGCAGGTGTCACACAAGCTTACATAGCAAAATTGGAAAGTGGAAAAGTAGATCCAAGATTGTCAACCTTCAATCGAATTCTCCAGGCATTGAAAGAATGCAAGAAAAGTCGTTTTACTGCAAGAGAGATAATGTCTTCTCCAATAATTGCCGTTAAACCTTATGAGACCGTTGAAAATGTGGTTAGACTTATGAACGAATACAACATCTCCCAAGTCCCTATAATGGCAGGAAATAAGGTGGTCGGTTCTATAACTGAGAAAACACTCGTACGAAAAAGCTTTGAACATGAGGATTTACTCTCTAGAAAAGCCATGGAAGTTATGGATGAGCCATTTCCGATAGTGAATGAAGACGAAAGTATTGAAGTAGTAAAATATCTACTGGAGGAACATCCAGCTATAATTGTACAGGACAAAGAAGGGAAACCTGTGGGGATTATAACACGATCTGATCTTTTCAAATTAAAATAA
- a CDS encoding creatininase family protein: MGFYMKMEELSWEEFAKMKKSIRAVLIPVGSVEAHGKHLPLGTDVFAPLEISRRIEEKLKRKGIDIFIAPPVWYGHSFVLNVYPGTINVKADTLRRYIRDILDEFALEGFKELVILNGHGGNIYPLVEAAEEIAEKHDVEILLINWWIDFREEISKICSSQGHAGEDETSVMLVIAPGLVKMDKAKGEKKALPVRVIKKDIGLEVFPDGVNDNPRRATRKKGEQILEIVSDKIAEILVGRL; encoded by the coding sequence GTGGGATTTTACATGAAAATGGAAGAACTCAGTTGGGAAGAATTTGCAAAGATGAAAAAGAGCATAAGAGCAGTTTTAATTCCTGTTGGAAGTGTAGAAGCTCATGGGAAACATTTACCTTTAGGCACGGATGTATTTGCACCTCTTGAAATCTCTAGAAGAATCGAAGAAAAGTTGAAGAGAAAAGGGATTGACATCTTTATAGCCCCACCTGTTTGGTATGGTCACAGTTTTGTTTTGAACGTATATCCTGGTACCATAAATGTAAAGGCAGATACTTTACGGAGATATATTCGGGATATTCTGGATGAGTTTGCATTGGAAGGCTTTAAGGAGCTTGTCATACTAAACGGACACGGGGGGAATATATATCCTCTTGTTGAGGCAGCTGAGGAAATTGCTGAAAAACATGATGTTGAAATTCTGCTTATAAACTGGTGGATCGACTTTAGAGAGGAAATATCAAAAATATGTTCCTCTCAAGGGCATGCTGGAGAAGATGAAACTTCAGTGATGTTAGTAATAGCTCCAGGGCTTGTCAAAATGGACAAGGCAAAGGGGGAGAAAAAGGCTTTGCCGGTTAGGGTCATAAAAAAGGATATTGGGCTTGAAGTCTTTCCAGATGGTGTAAATGATAATCCTCGCAGGGCCACAAGAAAGAAGGGAGAACAGATTTTAGAAATTGTTAGTGATAAGATAGCAGAAATTCTGGTTGGGAGACTATGA
- the speD gene encoding adenosylmethionine decarboxylase, whose product MVQVVVNDPIGMHVVLDLYECDPQILDDMEKVEEVLTKAAEVANATIIDKRFHKFSPQGVSGVVVVSESHIAIHTWPEHGYAAVDVYTCGDHTMPLKASEYIIKELKCKRPTIVKLDRGLLFKE is encoded by the coding sequence ATGGTTCAAGTAGTAGTAAACGACCCAATAGGAATGCATGTGGTTTTGGACCTTTACGAATGCGATCCTCAGATATTAGACGACATGGAAAAAGTAGAAGAGGTTCTTACTAAGGCAGCTGAAGTTGCAAATGCCACGATTATAGATAAACGTTTCCACAAATTTTCACCGCAGGGTGTTTCTGGTGTTGTTGTCGTTTCTGAGAGCCATATAGCGATTCACACTTGGCCTGAACATGGTTATGCGGCTGTTGATGTTTATACGTGTGGGGATCACACCATGCCTCTTAAAGCAAGCGAATATATAATTAAGGAATTAAAATGTAAACGGCCAACCATTGTAAAGCTTGATAGGGGGCTTCTGTTTAAAGAGTGA
- a CDS encoding lysylphosphatidylglycerol synthase transmembrane domain-containing protein translates to MEKTTLRKLFSILAFVISLAYLYRSVDVNELFIALKEAEYKYLLLAIILSFFTLVLAATRWYLVLRRVQKTSFKRTVQAFVSGYYLMAILPPTVGHMAKVKLVGGDYFAALSSLAFGMAAEIVIILSFALIFLGFTKLGLIGIAMILLAFIYDKAFHKTALAFFKFWEDVGAKKFSRTLKEWWNRGYTGWIKARKNKSSFLMVFLISIVVILVQTFGLMLVGKAFSLEISFKQALYAFLMSVLFASLSGIPSGIGANEFGILVGIGSSTKAFLTAFLYKFLFQYIYSIAGAFVFYRLLGEGYESSTS, encoded by the coding sequence ATGGAAAAAACTACTTTGAGGAAGCTATTTAGCATCTTAGCATTTGTGATATCTTTGGCCTATTTATATAGAAGTGTGGATGTTAATGAGCTGTTCATTGCTTTAAAAGAAGCTGAGTACAAATATCTCCTTCTTGCAATCATATTATCTTTCTTTACTCTCGTTCTTGCAGCAACTAGGTGGTATCTTGTTTTGAGAAGAGTTCAAAAAACGAGCTTTAAGCGAACAGTTCAGGCCTTTGTTAGTGGATATTATCTAATGGCAATTCTTCCTCCTACAGTTGGGCATATGGCAAAAGTTAAGTTGGTGGGAGGGGATTATTTTGCAGCATTATCATCCCTTGCCTTTGGAATGGCAGCAGAGATTGTGATCATATTGTCTTTTGCCCTGATCTTTTTAGGGTTTACCAAGCTTGGACTCATTGGCATAGCCATGATACTTTTAGCATTTATCTATGACAAAGCCTTCCACAAAACTGCTTTGGCCTTCTTTAAATTCTGGGAAGATGTTGGGGCAAAGAAATTTTCCCGAACTTTGAAAGAATGGTGGAACAGAGGATATACAGGCTGGATTAAGGCCCGAAAGAATAAGTCTAGCTTTTTAATGGTATTCTTGATCTCAATTGTAGTAATACTCGTTCAGACGTTTGGTTTAATGCTTGTAGGAAAGGCTTTTTCGCTTGAGATATCTTTTAAGCAGGCACTCTACGCTTTCTTGATGAGTGTGCTATTTGCATCGTTAAGTGGAATCCCATCTGGAATAGGAGCGAATGAATTCGGAATTCTTGTTGGAATAGGTTCATCCACAAAAGCTTTTCTTACTGCATTTTTATATAAGTTCCTTTTCCAATATATATACTCGATTGCAGGAGCTTTTGTTTTTTACAGACTTTTAGGTGAGGGATATGAAAGTAGCACTAGTTAG
- a CDS encoding cell wall-binding repeat-containing protein → MVSGLRRRYTATILITSLLIASLMGVLVHAQEETPNIPEYDIIIVRNDDLIDYITVQPYAKLLNVPVLPVNPQGLDEKTWAQLYSYVQLGWKKVLIVGNSNAVSKEVEDELLKMGYSVTRIGGDVRTETAEKLAVHFYPSGSKAVVLASALDYGSALAASKFAMEYELPMLLTLENDLSEHAIAGLSNLKPNLVIIVGTGINQTIETKLKNMGYQTYWLGRTVEKPPVSPPEEPSPYTYSFIGAILALVIAVPVVLYWAKKKWYSHKIPVEVLTEKERIVVKALIEQGGKVKQEDLPDLTGYSRPTVSRIIQELEKKQLVEREKVGKTFIVKLVKEIDLREY, encoded by the coding sequence GTGGTGAGTGGATTGAGGAGAAGATACACAGCAACAATACTAATTACAAGTTTACTCATAGCTTCCCTTATGGGGGTTTTGGTACATGCCCAAGAAGAGACTCCTAATATCCCCGAGTATGATATTATAATTGTTAGAAATGATGACTTGATTGACTACATCACAGTTCAACCCTATGCAAAACTTCTTAATGTCCCTGTTCTTCCTGTTAATCCTCAGGGATTAGATGAAAAAACTTGGGCTCAATTATATTCTTACGTGCAACTGGGATGGAAAAAAGTATTGATAGTTGGAAACTCAAATGCTGTGAGTAAGGAAGTCGAAGACGAGCTCCTTAAAATGGGATATAGCGTTACGCGGATAGGTGGCGATGTTAGAACCGAAACAGCGGAAAAACTAGCCGTTCATTTTTATCCTAGTGGATCAAAAGCCGTTGTATTGGCAAGTGCTCTGGATTATGGATCTGCATTAGCAGCATCAAAATTTGCTATGGAATATGAACTTCCAATGCTATTAACTCTCGAAAATGACCTTTCCGAACATGCCATTGCCGGATTATCAAACCTGAAACCAAATCTTGTTATAATCGTAGGTACTGGAATAAACCAAACGATAGAAACAAAACTCAAAAACATGGGATATCAGACATATTGGCTTGGTAGGACTGTTGAGAAGCCTCCTGTTTCACCCCCTGAAGAACCTTCACCTTATACCTACTCATTCATTGGTGCCATATTAGCTTTAGTAATTGCTGTACCTGTTGTGCTCTATTGGGCGAAAAAGAAGTGGTATTCCCACAAAATCCCAGTGGAAGTACTCACAGAGAAAGAGAGAATAGTAGTAAAGGCATTGATAGAACAAGGAGGAAAAGTAAAGCAAGAAGACCTCCCCGACCTCACTGGCTATTCCAGACCCACCGTCAGTAGAATAATTCAAGAACTTGAAAAGAAGCAACTTGTCGAAAGGGAAAAAGTGGGCAAAACCTTCATTGTTAAGCTTGTAAAAGAAATAGACTTAAGAGAATATTGA
- a CDS encoding UbiA family prenyltransferase, whose translation MIRAVIKNSRIFDGKSFIGMGILGMLMSFRDNPDIFNGFLLITSIILYVGYAFAINNCFDVDTDLVNPRKRYKNPIANGELSFRMGIITALFMIMTGLIFSYFVGKEPFVVYSLMSILATFYSVPPRFKSIPIADILSHGLFFGVLPFIYGAYFDGVISEGELVIAGSLFMYSIAMELRNHLEDYDSDQRANLKTTPMLIGKSVSEKLVISFSIASLLLLLSPLYSPFAVVGVLGVVFWNKKLSYRMLDGGMVLLLGVHALKAMFGV comes from the coding sequence ATGATAAGAGCTGTAATCAAGAACTCAAGAATATTTGATGGGAAGTCATTTATTGGGATGGGCATTCTTGGGATGCTCATGAGTTTCAGGGATAATCCTGATATTTTCAATGGATTCTTATTGATTACTTCGATTATATTGTATGTTGGTTATGCATTTGCTATCAATAACTGTTTTGACGTGGATACGGACTTGGTTAATCCTAGAAAGAGGTATAAAAACCCAATTGCAAATGGAGAGCTCAGCTTCAGGATGGGCATTATAACGGCTTTGTTCATGATAATGACTGGTTTGATATTTTCATATTTTGTAGGGAAAGAACCATTTGTTGTTTATTCTCTAATGAGTATATTAGCCACTTTTTATTCAGTACCTCCTAGGTTCAAGAGCATTCCAATAGCAGACATTCTCTCACATGGCTTATTTTTCGGAGTATTGCCTTTTATTTACGGTGCATACTTTGATGGAGTTATTAGCGAAGGAGAATTGGTCATTGCAGGTTCTCTCTTTATGTACTCCATTGCTATGGAACTTAGAAACCATTTAGAGGACTATGATAGTGATCAAAGGGCCAATCTGAAGACTACTCCAATGTTGATAGGAAAAAGCGTTTCGGAGAAACTAGTGATTAGTTTCTCAATAGCTTCATTGCTTCTTCTGCTAAGTCCATTATACTCTCCCTTTGCTGTAGTAGGAGTTTTGGGAGTTGTTTTTTGGAACAAAAAGTTGAGTTATAGGATGTTAGATGGAGGCATGGTCTTGCTCTTAGGGGTGCATGCACTAAAGGCAATGTTTGGTGTCTAA
- a CDS encoding pyruvoyl-dependent arginine decarboxylase produces the protein MSWTTPKKAILLAASAEGGTKLNAFDNALLKMGIGNVNLVKLSSVIPSYIEWVEELPKNIPIGMLLPTVYAHIESDEPGSTISAALGVGISEGNEGGLIYEYSGYCTKEEAERMVKKMVEEGFKVRGWKLKEFKAAVAEVTVKDRPAAAVAAVVMLPY, from the coding sequence ATGAGTTGGACAACACCAAAAAAAGCCATTTTACTTGCTGCAAGTGCTGAGGGAGGAACAAAATTAAACGCCTTTGATAATGCTTTACTCAAGATGGGGATTGGTAATGTCAATCTAGTGAAACTTAGCAGTGTTATTCCATCATATATCGAGTGGGTGGAGGAACTCCCTAAGAATATCCCAATAGGAATGCTTTTACCCACAGTTTACGCTCACATAGAAAGTGATGAACCGGGGTCCACAATCAGCGCTGCTCTAGGAGTGGGAATAAGCGAGGGTAATGAAGGTGGACTCATATATGAATACAGTGGCTACTGCACTAAGGAAGAAGCAGAAAGAATGGTAAAGAAGATGGTCGAAGAAGGCTTTAAAGTTAGAGGCTGGAAGCTTAAGGAATTTAAAGCTGCTGTCGCTGAAGTAACCGTTAAGGATAGGCCTGCGGCAGCTGTTGCAGCTGTTGTTATGTTGCCATACTGA
- the speE gene encoding polyamine aminopropyltransferase codes for MEFIEWYPRGYGVGFKITSKILEVQSEYQKIELYETEGFGKLLVLDGTVQLVENGEKSYHEPLVHPVMLAHPGPRRVLVIGGGDGGTLREVLRHKSVEHATMVEIDKKVVEVSMEHLKIDEGLLERLFRKEEPRAELIIGDGVEYMKAHKEHFDVIIVDSTDPVGPAKLLFSEEFYRNAYDALSKRGIYITQSGSVYLFIDELLEAYNNMKRVFDKVYYFSFPVIGYASPWSFLVGVKGDIDFTKIDIERAKELELEYYDPERHETLFQIPKYVRELLEKRPKS; via the coding sequence ATGGAATTTATTGAGTGGTATCCGAGAGGTTATGGTGTGGGATTCAAGATCACTTCAAAAATCCTCGAGGTTCAAAGTGAGTATCAAAAAATCGAACTTTATGAGACTGAAGGCTTTGGAAAATTACTCGTTCTTGATGGTACTGTGCAACTTGTCGAGAATGGTGAGAAAAGCTACCATGAACCTTTAGTCCATCCAGTAATGTTGGCTCATCCAGGCCCTCGGAGGGTTTTAGTCATTGGCGGGGGAGATGGAGGAACTTTAAGAGAGGTTTTGAGGCATAAAAGCGTGGAACACGCTACAATGGTAGAGATAGACAAAAAAGTTGTCGAAGTCTCAATGGAGCACTTGAAAATAGATGAAGGTCTCCTAGAGAGGTTATTTAGAAAAGAGGAACCCAGAGCAGAACTTATAATTGGAGATGGTGTCGAATATATGAAAGCTCATAAGGAGCATTTTGATGTTATAATTGTAGACTCTACAGACCCTGTTGGACCAGCGAAGCTCTTGTTTAGTGAAGAATTTTACAGAAATGCGTATGATGCATTAAGCAAAAGGGGAATATATATAACTCAGTCTGGTAGTGTCTATCTTTTTATAGACGAGCTTTTGGAAGCATATAACAACATGAAGCGGGTTTTTGACAAAGTGTATTACTTTAGCTTTCCTGTAATAGGTTATGCATCTCCTTGGAGTTTCTTAGTTGGAGTAAAGGGGGACATCGACTTTACTAAGATAGATATAGAAAGAGCAAAAGAGCTTGAGTTAGAGTATTATGACCCAGAGAGGCACGAGACTTTGTTCCAAATTCCAAAATATGTCAGAGAACTTCTTGAAAAGAGACCTAAGAGTTAG